A genomic region of Nymphaea colorata isolate Beijing-Zhang1983 chromosome 2, ASM883128v2, whole genome shotgun sequence contains the following coding sequences:
- the LOC116248223 gene encoding uncharacterized protein LOC116248223, with protein sequence MIKRRFYRVEHGEGDAPSSAASSSSSFATSSDEEEAGKEEWETEEHDEGSEDINEEDGGGDEKVRGEPEESGPQSGYESEESSGNEIDCNPSGAMMNGEQDNADGRSKHASIVDEESEKGIPGASQMVPMALASSCSTASPPQPELLDCVIRLKSVFKCKLCPRIICLSEETMRTHLKSKRHGRSEKLFKEGRLKLVLNDDGEIVEETETHAERHARTVVAAQNAANQKNKNRGRQRQRNRSRKKKLMKKGIQEVKEKTKASSGKKRQKTGD encoded by the exons atgatcaAGAGACGGTTTTACAGGGTAGAGCATGGGGAGGGAGACGCTCCTTCCTCtgctgcttcttcctcttcttcttttgccacCTCTTCAGACGAAGAAGaagcaggaaaagaagaatGGGAGACGGAAGAGCATGATGAGGGTAGCGAGGACATTAATGAGGAAGATGGTGGTGGCGATGAAAAAGTAAGAGGAGAGCCTGAAGAATCGGGGCCCCAATCAGGGTATGAGAGTGAAGAAAGCTCCGGCAATGAGATTGATTGCAATCCTTCAG GTGCTATGATGAATGGAGAACAAGATAATGCTGATGGGAGGAGTAAGCATGCTTCGATCGTGGATGAAGAGAGTGAGAAGGGGATTCCTGGAGCCAGCCAAATGGTTCCTATGGCTTTGGCAAGTTCTTGCAGTACCGCAAGCCCTCCACAACCTGAGCTTCTTGATTGTGTCATAAGGCTTAAATCTGTCTTCAAATGCAAGCTGTGTCCCAGAATAATATGTTTGTCTGAGGAGACAATGAGGACACACCTTAAGTCAAAG AGACATGGTCGTTCTGAGAAATTATTTAAGGAGGGGAGGCTAAAGCTTGTGCTGAATGATGATGGTGAAATTGTGGAAGAAACAGAGACCCATGCAGAGAGACATGCTCGCACGGTTGTTGCTGCACAG AATGCAGCTAATCAAAAGAACAAGAATCGAGGGCGCCAAAGACAGAGAAATAGAAGCAGGAAAAAG AAATTGATGAAGAAAGGAATTCAAGAGGTCAAAGAAAAGACCAAAGCATCGTCAGGGAAGAAGAGACAGAAGACTGGGGATTAG